A genome region from Piliocolobus tephrosceles isolate RC106 chromosome 8, ASM277652v3, whole genome shotgun sequence includes the following:
- the GPR141 gene encoding probable G-protein coupled receptor 141, whose amino-acid sequence MPGHNTSRNSSCDPIVTSHLISLYFIVLIGGLVGVISILFLLVKMNTRSVTTMAVINLVVVHSIFLLTVPFRLTYLIKETWIFGLPFCRFVSAMLHIHMYLTFLFYVVILVTRYLIFFKRKDKVEFYRKLHAVAASAGLWMLVIVIVVPLVVSRYGIHEEYNEKHCFNFHKELAYTSVKVINYMIVIFVIAIAVILLVFQVFIIMLMVQKLRHSLLSHQEFWAQLKNLLFIGVILVCFLPYQFFRIYYLNVVTHSNTCNSKIAFYNEIFLSVTAISCYDLLLFVFGGSHWFKQKIIDLWNCVLCR is encoded by the coding sequence ATGCCTGGCCACAATACCTCCAGGAATTCCTCTTGCGATCCTATAGTGACATCCCACTTAATCAGCCTCTACTTCATAGTGCTCATTGGAGGGCTGGTGGGTGTCATTTCCATTCTGTTCCTGCTGGTGAAAATGAACACCCGGTCAGTGACCACCATGGCGGTCATTAACTTGGTGGTGGTCCACAGCATTTTTCTGCTGACAGTGCCATTTCGCTTGACCTACCTCATCAAGGAGACTTGGATATTTGGGTTGCCCTTCTGCAGATTCGTGAGTGCCATGCTGCACATCCACATGTATCTCACGTTCCTGTTCTATGTGGTGATCCTGGTCACCAGGTACCTAATCTTCTTCAAGCGCAAAGACAAAGTGGAATTCTACAGAAAACTGCATGCTGTGGCTGCCAGTGCTGGCCTATGGATGCTGGTGATTGTCATTGTGGTACCCCTGGTTGTCTCCCGGTATGGAATTCATGAGGAATACAATGAGAAGCACTGTTTTAACTTTCACAAAGAGCTTGCTTACACGTCTGTGAAAGTCATCAACTATATGATAGTCATTTTTGTCATAGCCATTGCTGTGATTCTCTTGGTCTTCCAGGTCTTCATCATTATGTTGATGGTGCAGAAGCTACGCCACTCCTTACTATCCCACCAGGAGTTCTGGGCTCAGCTGAAAAACCTACTTTTTATAGGGGTCATCCTTGTTTGTTTCCTTCCCTACCAGTTCTTTAGGATCTATTACCTGAATGTTGTGACGCACTCCAATACCTGTAACAGCAAGATTGCATTTTATAACGAAATCTTCTTGAGTGTAACAGCGATTAGCTGCTACGATTTGCTTCTCTTTGTATTTGGGGGAAGTCATTGGTTTAAGCAAAAGATAATTGACTTATGGAATTGTGTTTTGTGCCGTTAG